Proteins encoded together in one Arvicanthis niloticus isolate mArvNil1 chromosome 7, mArvNil1.pat.X, whole genome shotgun sequence window:
- the LOC143442924 gene encoding uncharacterized protein LOC143442924, with protein sequence MFREPHTVPATSLQPPARPPPPAGPLAASPRPSPEPGQPPSVARRPARAIGVSGAWEAAVAAATAAAIFFLPSPWRAAGSAGRGAAPCSMPPACAMGDGGRRRGSAWLSARPEPLVPVRWPECAGATRLALAARRLGPGSSSVAPAGADPVALLSWLHLSCIFMIVCHIPCPWTVSKA encoded by the coding sequence ATGTTCCGAGAGCCACACACTGTCCCCGCCACCTCCCTCCAGCCGCCCGCCCGGCCTCCGCCTCCCGCCGGCCCCCTCGCCGCCTCGCCCCGCCCCTCGCCCGAGCCCGGGCAGCCGCCATCCGTAGCCCGCCGGCCGGCGCGCGCCATTGGCGTCAGCGGCGCGTGGGAGGCCGCGGTGGCCGCCGCCACGGCCGCCGCCATCTTCTTCCTGCCGTCGCCGTGGCGCGCGGCGGGCTCTGCGGGCCGGGGCGCCGCGCCCTGCTCCATGCCGCCGGCTTGCGCGATGGGGGATGGCGGGCGGCGGCGGGGCTCGGCGTGGCTGTCCGCGCGGCCTGAGCCCCTTGTGCCCGTGCGGTGGCCGGAGTGCGCCGGCGCGACCCGCCTGGCCTTGGCTGCTCGGCGGCTGGGGCCGGGCTCCAGCTCTGTAGCTCCCGCCGGCGCCGACCCGGTGGCTCTGCTGTCTTGGCTGCATCTCTCCTGCATATTTATGATCGTCTGTCACATTCCCTGTCCGTGGACAGTGTCCAAAGCCTAG